In a genomic window of Branchiostoma floridae strain S238N-H82 chromosome 19, Bfl_VNyyK, whole genome shotgun sequence:
- the LOC118406384 gene encoding ribosomal protein S6 kinase-related protein-like yields MGNKVSSRHSVQAPSRTQSQASLPRRPASCGSLYSSTDSLHRKWLRASRRRRKHSTLTNEYRLARTSWPVPQLEALFLPEYGIKQGVTERDFDVIGIIAKGAFGEVLKVEKRDCKKVYAMKLMPKSEVMRYNAVQQVKDEASIQTLLGHHPFVVQVYYCWQTRKDLFLVADYIPHGDLFTIWTLEAPMQEPVVQIFAAEISLGLDFLHSAGVIYRDLKMENILLDDKRHVRLGDFGLSKWLTLGSFTRTICGTMQYMAPEILKGQPYTHACDWYSFGVLIYTLLSGRYPVEAAPDHTAMAERVAGFYFNPIRELSSPANCLVSKLMQKDPKQRLQTLESLEEELFFQELSFEDVLARRYAPRLIDKNEAEDSPAMTRIAAEKKRHSKKYQMDDLMFHDFDWSDVNELIDGLAFSK; encoded by the exons ATGGGCAACAAG GTGAGTAGTCGACACAGCGTCCAGGCGCCGTCCCGCACCCAGAGCCAGGCCAGTCTGCCACGCCGGCCGGCCAGCTGTGGGAGTCTGTACAGCAGCACCGACAGCCTCCACAGGAAATGGCTCCGGGCCTCTCGCCGCCGACGCAAGCACTCCACGCTCACCAACGAGTACAG GTTGGCACGGACATCATGGCCAGTGCCCCAGCTCGAGGCACTGTTCCTTCCAGAGTACGGAATAAAGCAGGGCGTAACAGAGCGCGACTTTGACGTGATCGGCATCATTGCTAAAGGAGCGTTCGGAGAGGTCTTAAAAGTCGAAAAGCGCGACTGTAAGAAAGTGTACGCCATGAAGCTGATGCCAAAGTCGGAGGTCATGCGGTACAACGCTGTCCAGCAGGTGAAAGACGAGGCCAGTATCCAGACCCTTCTTGGACACCACCCGTTTGTg gtacaggtgtactACTGTTGGCAGACGCGTAAGGACCTCTTCCTCGTGGCTGACTACATTCCTCACGGCGACCTCTTCACCATCTGGACCCTGGAGGCGCCGATGCAGGAACCCGTCGTTCAGATCTTCGCGGCGGAGATCTCCCTGGGTCTGGACTTCCTCCACAGTGCAGGGGTCATCTACCGCGACCTCAAGATGGAGAACATCCTCCTGGACGACAAGCGCCACGTGCGCCTCGGAGACTTCGGGCTGTCCAAGTGGCTGACGCTGGGCAGTTTCACCAGGACCATCTGCGGCACCATGCAGTATATGGCTCCGGAGATACTCAAGGGCCAGCCCTACACACACGCCTGTGACTGGTACTCCTTCGGAGTGCTCATCTATACCCTGTTGTCAG GTAGGTACCCCGTCGAGGCAGCTCCTGACCACACGGCTATGGCCGAGCGTGTGGCCGGATTCTACTTCAACCCCATCCGAGAACTGTCCTCCCCTGCCAACTGCCTGGTCTCCAAACTCATGCAGAAGGACCCCAAACAGAGACTTCAGACCCTGGAGAGTCTCGAGGAAGAACTGTTCTTCCAGGAGTTGTCGTTTGAAGACGTCTTGGCCAGGAGGTACGCGCCGAGGCTCATCGACAAAAACGAGGCGGAGGATTCCCCCGCCATGACGAGGATAGCGGCTGAAAAGAAAAGGCACTCGAAAAAGTATCAAATGGACGACCTGATGTTCCATGACTTTGATTGGTCGGATGTGAATGAGCTCATCGATGGGCTGGCATTTTCAAAGTGA